In a genomic window of Paramicrobacterium chengjingii:
- the pgl gene encoding 6-phosphogluconolactonase, which produces MTNERRVLIHNDKSALAASIAARFLTKVVDLLDEQERVNIVLEGGRVALDVLTQINANPARDTVDWARVHFWWGDERYVPSGDADRNDAKARTALLDHIDVPESNIHPMAAPDSGLDLDAAAEAYAAELAEHAEGSIALPRFDITFLGVGPDGHTASLFPDHTQVLEKSAFVLPVTESPKPPSDRLTLTRPALNSSQRIWVEIAGAEKASSLGLALAGASYSEVPIAGIKGRRRTVFFVDKEAAAEVPENLIAQTY; this is translated from the coding sequence GTGACGAACGAACGGCGCGTGCTGATTCACAACGACAAATCTGCGTTGGCAGCATCGATTGCAGCACGGTTTCTGACAAAGGTCGTTGATCTCCTTGACGAGCAGGAACGTGTGAACATCGTTCTTGAGGGCGGCCGTGTTGCCCTCGACGTGCTCACACAGATCAATGCGAACCCCGCGCGAGACACCGTTGACTGGGCACGCGTTCACTTCTGGTGGGGCGACGAACGATATGTGCCGTCTGGTGACGCTGATCGAAATGACGCAAAGGCACGCACGGCTCTTCTTGATCACATCGACGTGCCCGAATCCAACATCCATCCGATGGCCGCACCCGATTCGGGGCTTGATCTTGACGCGGCAGCCGAGGCGTATGCCGCTGAGCTGGCCGAGCATGCGGAAGGCAGCATCGCACTCCCCCGGTTTGATATCACATTCCTTGGCGTCGGCCCTGACGGGCACACTGCCTCGCTTTTCCCCGACCACACTCAAGTACTTGAGAAGTCAGCGTTTGTCCTGCCTGTCACCGAATCGCCCAAGCCGCCTTCGGACCGATTGACGCTCACGCGCCCGGCATTGAACTCGTCGCAGCGCATTTGGGTAGAAATTGCCGGTGCCGAAAAGGCGTCGTCACTCGGCCTTGCACTGGCAGGCGCATCGTATTCGGAGGTTCCGATTGCTGGCATCAAGGGACGTCGCCGCACCGTGTTCTTCGTCGACAAAGAAGCTGCGGCCGAGGTTCCCGAGAATTTGATCGCGCAGACGTACTGA
- a CDS encoding RNA polymerase-binding protein RbpA → MALGGNTIRGARVGAGPMGEQDHGHHADRNAISYWDALGNETVRYFAADVPDEEIPDIISSPTSGLPAGRDKNNPPEALRNEPYKTHLAYVKERRSDEEAEQLLQDALTQLRERRGTA, encoded by the coding sequence ATGGCACTCGGAGGAAACACTATTCGTGGGGCTCGCGTCGGCGCCGGGCCAATGGGCGAGCAGGATCATGGACATCACGCTGACCGCAATGCGATCTCCTACTGGGACGCTCTCGGAAATGAGACTGTGCGCTACTTCGCCGCAGACGTTCCCGACGAAGAGATCCCTGACATCATCAGTTCGCCGACCTCAGGTCTCCCAGCGGGGCGCGACAAGAACAATCCGCCCGAGGCATTGAGAAATGAGCCTTACAAGACTCACCTCGCCTATGTAAAGGAACGACGCTCCGACGAAGAAGCCGAGCAGTTGCTTCAGGATGCTCTCACGCAGTTGCGTGAGCGTCGCGGAACCGCTTAA
- the secG gene encoding preprotein translocase subunit SecG → MEILQIILQVLLGITSLLLTFLILLHKGRGGGLSDMFGGGMGSNLGASGVAERNLNLITVLLGSIWFACVIVLGLITKFQSGV, encoded by the coding sequence GTGGAGATTCTCCAGATCATCCTCCAAGTACTGCTCGGAATAACGAGCTTGCTCTTGACGTTCCTCATTCTGCTGCACAAGGGGCGCGGTGGCGGCCTCTCTGACATGTTCGGTGGAGGGATGGGCTCGAACCTCGGCGCATCAGGCGTCGCCGAACGAAACCTCAACCTCATTACAGTTCTGCTGGGAAGCATCTGGTTCGCCTGCGTCATTGTGCTCGGACTCATCACGAAGTTCCAGTCAGGCGTCTAG
- the tpiA gene encoding triose-phosphate isomerase — translation MAAVTRTPFIAGNWKMNLDHLQAIAFVQKLAWSLQDAKHDFDAVEVAVFPPFTDLRSVQTLVSADKLPLAYGAQDVSAQDSGAFTGEISGAFLSQLDCRYVIIGHSERRTLHNESDELVRSKTAAALKHGVTPVICVGETAEDLEKHGSSAVPVSQLRAALEGVSADADIVVAYEPVWAIGSGQAATPEQAEQVAAALRAVLSESLGDDAAARTRILYGGSVKSGNIAGFMREPNIDGALVGGASLDATEFSNIARFQKHVGV, via the coding sequence ATGGCAGCAGTAACTCGTACTCCGTTCATTGCAGGCAACTGGAAGATGAATCTCGATCATCTTCAGGCGATCGCATTCGTGCAGAAGCTCGCATGGAGTCTTCAAGACGCCAAACACGATTTCGACGCTGTCGAAGTCGCTGTTTTCCCGCCGTTCACCGACCTTCGCAGCGTTCAGACGTTGGTCTCAGCTGACAAGCTTCCGCTTGCGTATGGTGCGCAGGACGTCTCCGCACAAGACTCGGGAGCGTTCACGGGTGAAATCTCGGGTGCGTTTCTCAGCCAACTCGATTGCCGCTATGTCATCATCGGCCATTCCGAGCGCAGAACACTGCACAACGAATCCGATGAGCTCGTGAGGTCCAAGACCGCGGCAGCCCTAAAGCACGGGGTCACACCCGTGATTTGCGTTGGCGAGACGGCTGAAGACCTCGAGAAGCACGGTTCTTCAGCGGTGCCCGTCTCGCAACTGCGCGCTGCTCTCGAAGGCGTGTCGGCTGACGCTGACATTGTCGTGGCTTACGAGCCCGTCTGGGCAATCGGCTCAGGTCAGGCTGCGACACCTGAACAGGCCGAGCAGGTTGCGGCTGCCCTGCGCGCGGTGCTTTCCGAATCACTCGGAGATGATGCCGCCGCACGTACACGCATTCTGTATGGCGGATCGGTGAAGTCCGGCAACATTGCCGGATTTATGCGTGAGCCGAATATTGATGGTGCACTCGTTGGAGGCGCCAGCCTCGACGCAACCGAGTTCTCGAACATCGCTCGTTTTCAGAAGCACGTCGGCGTCTAA
- a CDS encoding phosphoglycerate kinase has product MLRTLESLGSLSGKRVVVRCDLNVPLADGVITDDGRVRASLPTLNALIHQGARVVVVSHLGRPKGAPDAQYSLAPVAQRLSELLGSPVTFAADTVGHAAADAVANLQDGQIALLENLRFNTGETSKDESERRAFAQKIAEFGDAFVSDGFGVVHRKQASVYELPQLLPSVAGTLIETELTVLEQLTETPKRPYAVVLGGSKVSDKIGVIEHLLPRVDSLLIGGGMLFTFLAAQGYKVGSSLLESDQIDTVKKYLSDADERGVEIVLPEDVVVASAFSADADHEIRPIESIEDTPFGSSGLGLDIGPKTAQAFAKRVAGSKTVFWNGPMGVFELAPFAAGTKAVAEALTRVDGLSVVGGGDSAAAVRALGFADDQFGHISTGGGASLEFLEGKKLPGLEVLGWQQ; this is encoded by the coding sequence GTGCTACGCACTTTAGAGTCACTGGGTTCGCTGAGCGGCAAGCGCGTCGTCGTCCGGTGTGACCTCAACGTCCCTCTCGCGGACGGGGTCATCACCGACGACGGGCGCGTTCGCGCCTCTCTGCCCACCCTCAACGCACTGATCCACCAGGGTGCCCGCGTTGTCGTCGTCTCGCACCTCGGCCGTCCGAAGGGCGCGCCCGACGCTCAATACAGCCTCGCACCGGTCGCTCAGCGTCTCAGCGAACTGTTGGGCAGCCCTGTCACCTTCGCCGCCGACACCGTTGGCCATGCGGCTGCTGATGCCGTCGCAAATCTGCAGGACGGGCAGATCGCCCTTCTGGAGAATCTCCGCTTCAACACGGGGGAGACCAGCAAAGACGAGTCAGAGCGGCGCGCGTTTGCACAGAAGATCGCAGAGTTCGGCGACGCATTCGTCTCCGACGGCTTCGGCGTCGTGCATCGCAAGCAAGCAAGCGTCTATGAGCTTCCCCAACTGCTCCCCAGCGTTGCGGGCACTCTCATCGAGACGGAGCTCACGGTTCTTGAGCAGCTCACAGAGACCCCGAAGCGTCCTTATGCTGTCGTGTTGGGCGGCTCAAAGGTCTCAGACAAAATCGGCGTGATTGAGCACCTTCTTCCGCGTGTCGACTCGCTACTCATCGGTGGCGGTATGCTGTTCACGTTCCTCGCAGCACAGGGGTACAAGGTGGGTTCCAGCCTGCTGGAGAGCGACCAGATCGACACTGTCAAGAAGTACCTCAGTGATGCCGACGAGCGGGGCGTCGAGATCGTCCTCCCAGAGGACGTCGTCGTCGCGTCGGCATTCAGCGCCGACGCCGACCACGAGATTCGCCCCATCGAATCGATTGAGGACACTCCGTTCGGGTCATCAGGTCTCGGACTCGATATCGGACCAAAGACTGCGCAGGCATTCGCGAAGCGCGTCGCCGGGTCGAAAACAGTGTTCTGGAACGGCCCGATGGGTGTCTTCGAGCTTGCTCCCTTTGCGGCTGGCACGAAGGCAGTCGCTGAAGCACTGACACGCGTCGACGGGCTCAGCGTTGTCGGCGGGGGAGACTCGGCCGCGGCCGTTCGCGCCCTCGGCTTCGCCGACGATCAGTTCGGCCATATATCAACGGGCGGCGGTGCAAGCCTCGAGTTCCTCGAAGGCAAGAAGCTTCCCGGACTGGAGGTTCTCGGATGGCAGCAGTAA
- the gap gene encoding type I glyceraldehyde-3-phosphate dehydrogenase: MSVKIGINGFGRIGRNFLRAALAQGADLDIVAVNDLTDNKTLAHLLAYDSVGGRLGQPVSHDGDVITVGDKSIKVFEERDPANLPWGDLGVDIVIESTGRFTKAADAGKHIAGGAKKVLISAPGSDVDGTFVMGVNEDTYDSATMNIISNASCTTNCLAPLAKVLNDAFGIERGFMMTAHAYTADQNLQDGPHSDLRRSRAAAINIVPASTGAAKAIGLVLPELNGKLSGSSYRVPVPTGSIVDLTAVIERDDVTVDQVNAAYREAAESGRLEGFLKYTADPIVSSDIQQDPHSSIFDSELTNVSGNLVKVSSWYDNEWGYSNRLVDLTEYVAERL; encoded by the coding sequence TTGTCAGTAAAGATCGGAATCAACGGCTTCGGCCGCATCGGACGCAACTTCCTTCGCGCAGCACTCGCGCAGGGCGCTGACCTCGACATCGTCGCTGTCAACGACTTGACCGACAACAAGACGCTCGCTCACCTGCTTGCGTATGACTCGGTGGGCGGCCGTCTCGGACAGCCCGTGAGCCACGACGGCGACGTCATCACCGTCGGAGACAAGAGCATCAAGGTATTCGAAGAGCGCGACCCGGCGAACCTCCCCTGGGGTGACCTCGGCGTAGACATCGTGATCGAATCGACCGGTCGCTTCACCAAGGCAGCCGACGCCGGTAAGCACATCGCCGGAGGCGCCAAGAAGGTGCTCATCTCGGCTCCGGGCTCCGACGTCGACGGCACGTTTGTCATGGGCGTGAACGAAGACACCTACGACTCGGCAACGATGAACATCATCTCGAATGCAAGTTGCACCACCAACTGCCTCGCGCCGCTGGCCAAGGTGCTCAACGATGCGTTCGGCATCGAGCGTGGCTTCATGATGACCGCTCACGCGTACACGGCAGACCAGAACCTGCAGGACGGCCCACATTCGGACCTGCGTCGTTCGCGCGCAGCAGCGATCAACATCGTTCCCGCCTCAACGGGTGCTGCCAAGGCGATCGGCCTCGTGCTGCCCGAACTGAACGGAAAACTCAGCGGCTCCTCATACCGTGTTCCGGTCCCCACCGGATCCATCGTCGACCTCACCGCTGTCATCGAGCGCGATGACGTCACCGTCGATCAGGTCAACGCCGCTTACCGTGAGGCCGCAGAGTCAGGTCGACTCGAGGGCTTCCTGAAGTACACGGCTGACCCGATCGTCTCCAGCGACATCCAGCAGGACCCCCACTCGTCGATCTTCGACTCTGAGCTGACGAACGTCAGCGGGAACCTGGTCAAGGTCTCGAGCTGGTACGACAACGAGTGGGGCTACTCCAACCGCCTTGTCGACCTCACCGAGTACGTGGCCGAGCGCCTCTAG
- a CDS encoding superoxide dismutase, whose translation MAEYTLPELGYDYGALEPSISGTIMELHHSKHHQAYVTGANTALDKLAEARDSGDFANVSKLEKDLAFNLGGHVNHSIFWTNLSPNGGDRPTGELEAAVNDNFGSFDKFQAHFNAAALGIQGSGWGALMWDSIGQKLLIQQFYDQQSNFPAGTVPILLLDMWEHAFYLDYQNVKGDYVKAFWNIVDWANVQERFTTAREKTSGLLVLS comes from the coding sequence ATGGCTGAATACACGCTTCCAGAGCTTGGATATGACTACGGCGCACTCGAGCCGAGCATTTCAGGCACGATTATGGAGCTGCACCACTCAAAGCATCACCAGGCGTACGTGACGGGGGCGAACACTGCGCTTGACAAGCTCGCAGAAGCCCGCGATTCAGGTGACTTCGCAAACGTCAGCAAGCTTGAGAAGGACCTCGCGTTCAACCTCGGCGGCCACGTCAATCACTCGATTTTCTGGACGAACCTCTCTCCAAACGGAGGGGACCGCCCGACCGGTGAACTTGAAGCAGCTGTCAACGACAACTTCGGTTCGTTTGACAAGTTCCAGGCACACTTCAACGCAGCAGCACTGGGCATCCAGGGCTCCGGGTGGGGCGCGCTGATGTGGGACTCAATTGGCCAGAAGCTGCTCATTCAGCAGTTCTATGACCAGCAGTCGAACTTCCCCGCTGGCACCGTCCCCATCCTGCTCCTCGACATGTGGGAGCACGCGTTCTACCTTGACTACCAGAACGTCAAGGGAGACTACGTGAAGGCGTTCTGGAACATCGTTGACTGGGCGAACGTGCAGGAGCGATTCACGACCGCACGTGAGAAGACCTCAGGCCTGCTGGTACTGTCTTAG
- the whiA gene encoding DNA-binding protein WhiA, producing MALTADVKDELTAVVETRNTVRAAELASLLRFSGGLHIISGRIAIESEVDSPQIARRVRKDLAELYGVRSEATAISPSGARRAPYFLVRVVAGGETLARQTGLLDSRRRPVRGLPNRLTTGSRDELAAIWRGAFLARGTLTDPGRSAALEVSCPGNESAMALVGAAGRLGISAKAREVRGIHRVVIRDGEAIGSMLTAMGAHSTVTEWDEMRQRREVRATANRLVNFDDANLRRSAQAAVAACARVERALEILDSDVPDHLAYAGKLRLDHRDASLDELGHFATPPMTKDAVAGRIRRLLAMADKKASDLDIPDTQANLPTHLD from the coding sequence TTGGCTCTTACAGCCGATGTCAAGGACGAATTGACCGCAGTAGTCGAAACGCGCAATACGGTTCGAGCGGCCGAGCTCGCCTCCCTGCTGCGGTTCAGCGGCGGACTCCACATCATCTCTGGTCGCATCGCCATCGAGTCCGAGGTTGATTCCCCGCAGATTGCACGCCGCGTACGCAAGGACCTTGCAGAGCTCTATGGTGTGCGCAGCGAGGCGACAGCGATCTCTCCGTCTGGAGCTCGACGCGCACCGTACTTTCTCGTACGCGTCGTCGCCGGGGGAGAAACCCTCGCGCGCCAGACCGGCCTTCTCGACTCTCGGAGACGCCCGGTGCGCGGCCTTCCCAACCGGCTCACAACCGGGTCTCGCGATGAACTTGCCGCTATCTGGCGCGGTGCTTTCCTCGCACGGGGCACTCTGACCGACCCCGGACGATCCGCCGCGCTCGAGGTGTCATGCCCGGGGAACGAATCGGCAATGGCACTCGTCGGAGCTGCGGGCCGTCTTGGCATCTCGGCAAAAGCGCGCGAGGTTCGCGGCATCCATCGAGTTGTCATTCGCGACGGTGAGGCAATCGGGTCGATGCTTACGGCGATGGGAGCTCACAGCACCGTCACCGAGTGGGATGAGATGCGCCAACGGCGCGAGGTTCGCGCGACGGCGAACCGTCTGGTCAACTTCGATGACGCAAACCTTCGACGATCGGCACAAGCAGCGGTCGCAGCGTGTGCGCGCGTCGAGCGCGCACTGGAGATTCTCGACTCCGACGTTCCCGACCACCTCGCCTATGCAGGCAAGCTACGCCTGGACCATCGTGACGCAAGTCTCGACGAGCTCGGACATTTCGCAACTCCGCCCATGACGAAAGACGCGGTTGCCGGTCGGATTCGACGGCTGCTGGCCATGGCCGATAAAAAGGCAAGCGATCTCGACATTCCCGACACACAGGCAAATCTCCCGACGCATCTGGACTAA
- the rapZ gene encoding RNase adapter RapZ: MASDEPASEQEVLIVTGMSGAGRSSVANALEDLDWYVVDNLPPQMLKPLVDLAERAEGTEKLAVVVDVRGRDFFSDLRSMLQGLREGTHLRVLFLDAADDALVRRFEAVRRPHPLQGNGTILDGIRIERARVAAIRELSDVIIDTTDLNVHQLGSSVRDLFKSETTPGVQVTVMSFGFKYGIPTDADMIADARFLPNPFWVPELRMHTGLDPEVDSYVFTQPGAEEFLNAYASALTPVLAGYQRENKRHAVVAVGCTGGKHRSVAMAERLTTMLQDQPDVVVNVKHRDLGRE, translated from the coding sequence ATGGCAAGCGACGAACCAGCATCCGAGCAGGAAGTCCTCATCGTCACCGGAATGTCGGGGGCCGGACGCTCGAGCGTTGCCAATGCCCTGGAAGACCTCGATTGGTATGTCGTTGATAATCTTCCGCCCCAAATGCTCAAGCCGCTCGTCGACCTCGCCGAACGAGCCGAGGGCACCGAGAAACTCGCCGTTGTCGTTGACGTGCGTGGCCGCGACTTTTTTAGCGACCTCCGGTCGATGCTTCAGGGCCTGAGAGAAGGAACACATCTGCGGGTGCTGTTCCTTGACGCTGCCGACGACGCGCTCGTCAGACGCTTCGAGGCGGTCCGCCGGCCGCATCCTCTTCAAGGAAACGGGACGATCCTCGACGGCATCCGCATTGAACGTGCACGTGTCGCCGCGATCCGCGAGCTCAGCGACGTCATCATTGATACGACGGACCTGAACGTTCATCAGCTGGGATCCTCGGTGCGGGATCTGTTCAAGAGTGAGACGACTCCCGGCGTACAGGTAACCGTCATGAGTTTCGGATTCAAATATGGGATCCCGACAGACGCGGATATGATTGCTGACGCGAGATTTCTGCCGAATCCCTTCTGGGTTCCCGAACTGCGGATGCACACTGGCCTCGACCCCGAGGTCGATTCGTACGTGTTCACGCAGCCGGGCGCCGAGGAGTTCCTCAACGCATACGCCTCCGCATTGACCCCGGTTCTCGCCGGATATCAACGCGAGAACAAGCGCCATGCGGTTGTTGCCGTGGGATGCACGGGCGGAAAGCATCGTTCAGTCGCCATGGCCGAACGACTCACAACTATGCTTCAAGATCAGCCCGACGTCGTCGTGAACGTGAAACACCGAGACCTCGGCCGCGAATAG
- the uvrC gene encoding excinuclease ABC subunit UvrC — MAEQLSYRPKAGEIPTHPGVYRFRDSNRRVLYVGKAKNLRSRLSNYFAPLRTLHERTRRMVTTATSVEWTVVGSDVEALQLEYTWIKEFEPPFNVKFRDDKTYPYLAVTLGDEAPRVMVTRNPRIKGARYFGPYPKIWAVHDTIDLMIKAFPIRTCSDSSYKRAMQSGKPCFPGQIGKCGGPCSMTVSIEEHRRIVDDFVSFMSGNDKRFTRELQRSMKDAAEQQDYESAARYRDQLLSLEAVLDKSTVVMKDTVDADMFGIEHDELSAAVQQFVVRGGRIRGVRSWTVDKELDVEAGDLIEGVIRTAYSAPKVDVPREIIVPVLPDDAAEISEWLTSVRGRGTVRLKTAQRGEKAALMETAVLNAKQALIRHKTRRSSDFASRSQALADLQDALGMSDAPLRIECFDISHLSGTNIVASMVVFEDGLARKNQYRTFSIAESTDDTDSMYQVLMRRLAHLDEPGDEEEPTDAAPKRFSYPPQLLLVDGGQPQVAAAKRALEESGRTGIQIAGIAKRLEELWLPDDDFPVILPRNSEALYLVQRLRDEAHRFAITYQRKRRKRDISTVLSEVPGVGPARVKKLLNQFGSVARLKKASPEEITEATGVGPALAQAIHAKLHTR; from the coding sequence GTGGCAGAACAGCTCTCGTATCGGCCGAAGGCCGGTGAAATTCCCACTCATCCCGGCGTGTATCGCTTTAGAGACTCCAACCGGCGTGTGCTGTATGTCGGCAAGGCAAAGAACCTCCGCTCTCGGCTGAGCAACTATTTTGCGCCCTTGAGAACGCTCCACGAGCGCACTCGTCGAATGGTGACGACGGCAACGAGCGTCGAATGGACCGTTGTCGGAAGCGATGTCGAGGCACTCCAACTCGAGTACACCTGGATCAAAGAGTTCGAGCCGCCCTTCAACGTGAAGTTTCGCGACGACAAGACGTATCCATACTTAGCTGTCACCCTCGGTGACGAGGCCCCGCGCGTGATGGTCACCCGCAATCCTCGCATCAAGGGTGCACGCTATTTTGGGCCCTACCCGAAGATCTGGGCAGTGCACGACACGATTGATCTGATGATCAAGGCATTTCCGATTCGCACGTGCTCAGACTCAAGCTATAAAAGGGCAATGCAATCGGGAAAGCCGTGCTTTCCCGGTCAGATCGGAAAATGCGGCGGCCCCTGCTCCATGACGGTGAGCATCGAGGAACACCGTCGCATCGTCGATGACTTCGTCAGTTTCATGAGCGGCAACGACAAGCGCTTCACACGCGAACTGCAGCGCTCGATGAAAGATGCAGCGGAGCAGCAAGACTACGAATCGGCTGCGCGATATCGCGACCAGTTGCTGTCGCTCGAGGCTGTTCTCGACAAGAGCACCGTCGTCATGAAAGATACCGTTGACGCTGACATGTTCGGTATCGAGCACGACGAGTTGTCCGCGGCCGTTCAACAGTTTGTCGTGCGCGGCGGCCGCATTCGCGGTGTGCGGTCATGGACGGTAGACAAAGAGCTGGATGTCGAAGCCGGAGACCTGATCGAGGGGGTCATTCGTACCGCCTACAGTGCGCCGAAGGTGGACGTTCCTCGGGAGATCATCGTTCCTGTGCTGCCCGACGACGCTGCAGAGATCTCTGAATGGCTCACGTCGGTGCGCGGGCGCGGAACCGTGCGCTTGAAGACGGCACAGCGAGGCGAGAAGGCGGCGCTCATGGAGACAGCCGTGCTTAACGCCAAGCAGGCTCTGATTCGGCACAAGACTCGACGCAGCTCCGATTTCGCTTCGCGCAGCCAGGCGCTTGCCGACCTTCAAGATGCACTTGGAATGTCTGACGCGCCACTTCGCATCGAATGTTTTGATATTTCGCATCTTTCGGGCACGAACATCGTCGCGTCAATGGTTGTGTTCGAAGATGGCTTGGCCCGTAAGAATCAGTACCGCACGTTCTCCATTGCGGAATCCACGGATGACACAGATTCGATGTATCAAGTGCTCATGCGCCGTCTCGCTCATCTTGATGAACCGGGCGACGAGGAGGAGCCGACGGATGCCGCGCCCAAACGGTTCTCCTACCCTCCACAGCTGCTTCTCGTCGACGGCGGTCAGCCGCAGGTGGCTGCGGCAAAACGAGCACTTGAGGAGTCTGGCCGAACGGGAATTCAGATCGCGGGAATAGCGAAGCGACTCGAGGAACTTTGGCTGCCTGATGACGACTTTCCCGTCATTCTGCCGCGCAACAGCGAGGCCCTCTATCTTGTGCAGAGGCTCCGGGATGAAGCGCACCGCTTCGCGATCACGTACCAGCGCAAACGGAGAAAACGCGACATTTCAACGGTGCTCTCGGAGGTGCCTGGGGTGGGACCGGCGCGGGTTAAGAAGTTGCTCAACCAATTCGGATCAGTAGCCCGGCTCAAGAAGGCATCTCCTGAGGAGATTACGGAAGCGACAGGCGTTGGGCCAGCACTTGCGCAGGCAATCCACGCGAAGCTCCACACTCGGTAG